A single region of the Pararhodospirillum photometricum DSM 122 genome encodes:
- the bchC gene encoding chlorophyll synthesis pathway protein BchC, producing the protein MDTLAVVIEKPQSLGLKRLPLTPPTEADVVVAIEWSGISTGTERLLWSGRMPPFPGLGYPLVPGYESVGRVIEAGAASGRAVGERVFVPGATCYGEVRGLFGGAAAKVVVPGARVVPLPEGMDETGTLFALAATAHHAVTLPGSALPDLIIGHGVLGRLVARVVVALGGRPVVWEKNPARCDGALGYEVVDPDADGRKDYTSICDVSGDAGLLDTLIARLAPQGEIVLAGFYEAPLSFTFPPAFMREARLRVAAQWKPADVAGILALLGDGRLSLAGLITHHARPEEADAAYRTAFGDPACLKMILDWRSAS; encoded by the coding sequence ATGGACACTCTCGCTGTCGTCATAGAAAAACCACAATCGCTGGGGCTCAAGCGACTACCGCTCACCCCCCCAACCGAGGCCGATGTGGTGGTGGCGATCGAGTGGTCCGGGATCAGCACAGGCACCGAGCGCCTGCTGTGGAGCGGCCGCATGCCGCCGTTTCCCGGCCTGGGCTATCCCTTGGTGCCGGGCTATGAGTCGGTGGGCCGGGTGATCGAGGCGGGCGCCGCCTCGGGGCGGGCGGTGGGCGAGCGGGTGTTCGTGCCCGGCGCTACCTGCTACGGTGAGGTGCGCGGCCTGTTTGGTGGGGCCGCCGCCAAGGTCGTGGTCCCCGGGGCCCGCGTGGTGCCCTTGCCCGAGGGCATGGACGAGACCGGTACCTTGTTTGCGCTGGCCGCGACCGCCCATCATGCGGTGACCCTGCCGGGCAGCGCACTGCCCGACCTGATCATCGGCCATGGGGTCCTGGGCCGTCTGGTGGCCCGGGTGGTGGTGGCCCTTGGCGGGCGGCCGGTGGTCTGGGAGAAGAATCCGGCGCGGTGCGACGGGGCCCTGGGCTACGAGGTGGTCGATCCCGACGCCGATGGGCGCAAAGATTACACGTCGATTTGTGATGTGAGCGGCGATGCGGGCCTGCTCGATACCTTGATTGCCCGTCTGGCCCCCCAGGGCGAGATCGTTTTGGCCGGGTTCTACGAGGCCCCGCTCTCCTTTACCTTCCCCCCCGCCTTCATGCGCGAGGCGCGGCTGCGCGTGGCCGCCCAATGGAAGCCGGCCGACGTGGCCGGGATCTTGGCCCTGCTGGGCGACGGGCGTCTGTCGCTGGCCGGCCTCATTACCCACCACGCTCGTCCCGAAGAGGCCGATGCCGCCTATCGCACGGCGTTTGGCGATCCCGCGTGCTTGAAGATGATTCTTGACTGGAGATCCGCGTCATGA
- a CDS encoding methyltransferase: MAARAEARLAKVGLGERVCCLGGDFRGDPVPRGADLISLVRVVHDHEDATVRVLLRAAREALEPGGTLLVAEPMAAVGAESATAYFLFYLLAMGSGRPRTPEALSALLHEAGFSRVRKVPTRRPLLVCLLAATP; this comes from the coding sequence GTGGCCGCGCGCGCCGAGGCCCGGTTGGCCAAGGTCGGGCTGGGCGAGCGGGTCTGCTGCCTTGGCGGGGATTTTCGGGGCGATCCCGTGCCCCGGGGTGCCGATCTCATTTCCTTGGTCCGGGTGGTGCACGACCACGAGGATGCCACCGTGCGAGTCTTGCTGCGCGCCGCGCGGGAGGCCCTGGAGCCCGGCGGGACGCTGCTGGTGGCCGAGCCCATGGCGGCCGTCGGCGCCGAGTCGGCCACCGCGTACTTCCTGTTTTACCTCCTGGCCATGGGCTCGGGCCGGCCGCGCACCCCCGAGGCCCTGAGCGCTTTGCTGCACGAGGCGGGGTTTTCCCGGGTGCGCAAGGTGCCGACGCGTCGGCCGCTCCTGGTGTGTCTTCTGGCCGCAACGCCTTGA
- the lysA gene encoding diaminopimelate decarboxylase, translating to MDHFTYKSGILHAEDVPLPRIAESVGTPFYVYSSATLEHHYRVITEAFTGQDAHVCFATKTNGNKAVLTLLGRLGAGADVVSVGEMRHAIAAGIPAKRVVFSGVGKTRDELTAALSLGIAQINVESEPELRALSEFASAMGTLAPVALRINPDVTADTHDKISTGRKENKFGIDWATAPALFRLANTLPGIDLKGVAVHIGSQILDLAPFRAAFLRLRELVLSLRGEGIALKRVDLGGGLGVPYHRDDPSSPAPSAYAALAKECFGDLGVTLILEPGRLIAGNAGLLVSRVVYVKEGAARKFLILDAGFNDLVRPAMYDAYHEILPVEQPAPDAPYEPLDVVGPICETGDLFARQRPLPPLAPDALVAFATAGAYGAAMSSTYNGRPLVPEVLVKGNRFDVVRRRPTLAEMTALESVPEWLK from the coding sequence ATGGACCATTTCACGTACAAGTCCGGCATTTTGCATGCCGAGGATGTTCCCCTGCCCCGCATCGCGGAGTCGGTGGGCACGCCGTTTTATGTGTATTCCAGCGCAACCTTGGAGCATCACTACCGGGTGATCACCGAGGCCTTCACCGGCCAGGATGCGCACGTCTGCTTCGCCACCAAGACCAACGGCAACAAGGCCGTGCTGACCTTGTTGGGCCGACTGGGCGCCGGCGCCGACGTGGTGAGCGTGGGCGAGATGCGCCATGCCATCGCCGCCGGCATTCCGGCCAAGCGGGTGGTGTTCTCCGGGGTGGGCAAGACCCGCGACGAACTGACCGCCGCCTTGTCACTGGGGATCGCCCAGATCAACGTCGAGTCCGAGCCCGAGCTGCGCGCCCTCTCGGAGTTCGCCTCGGCCATGGGAACGCTGGCGCCGGTCGCCCTGCGCATTAATCCCGACGTGACCGCCGACACCCACGACAAGATCTCCACCGGGCGCAAGGAGAACAAGTTCGGCATCGACTGGGCCACGGCGCCGGCCTTGTTCCGCCTCGCCAACACCTTGCCCGGCATTGATCTCAAGGGCGTTGCGGTGCACATCGGCTCGCAGATCCTCGATCTGGCGCCGTTCCGGGCGGCCTTCTTGCGCCTGCGCGAGTTGGTGCTTTCGCTGCGCGGCGAGGGGATTGCCCTGAAGCGGGTGGATCTGGGCGGTGGCCTTGGGGTGCCCTACCACCGCGACGACCCGTCAAGCCCGGCGCCGAGCGCTTATGCCGCCTTGGCCAAGGAGTGCTTTGGCGACCTGGGCGTGACCTTGATCCTGGAGCCCGGCCGCCTGATCGCCGGCAACGCCGGCCTGCTGGTCTCGCGCGTGGTCTATGTGAAGGAAGGGGCGGCGCGCAAGTTCCTGATCCTTGATGCCGGCTTCAACGATCTCGTGCGCCCGGCCATGTACGACGCCTATCATGAGATCCTGCCCGTCGAGCAGCCGGCCCCGGACGCCCCCTACGAGCCGCTGGACGTGGTCGGGCCCATTTGTGAAACCGGCGACCTGTTCGCCCGGCAGCGGCCCCTGCCGCCCCTGGCCCCGGACGCCTTGGTGGCCTTTGCCACGGCGGGCGCTTATGGCGCGGCCATGTCCTCCACCTACAACGGCCGCCCCCTGGTGCCCGAGGTGCTGGTCAAGGGCAACCGCTTCGATGTCGTGCGCCGCCGCCCCACCCTGGCCGAGATGACCGCCCTGGAAAGCGTCCCCGAGTGGCTCAAATAA
- the trpS gene encoding tryptophan--tRNA ligase — MNRIFSGVQPTGNLHLGNYLGAIRNWVRLQSDYECLFCVVDQHAITVWQDPATLRHAIREVTAGLLAAGLDPKKNVLFNQSTVPAHAQLAWVCNCVARMGWLNRMTQFKEKAGKNRENASVGLFAYPNLMAADILIYKATHVPVGEDQKQHLELTRDIAQKFNNDYGVDFFPLTEPLILGEATRVMSLRDGSKKMSKSDESDFSRINMTDTADTIAQKLKKAKTDPEPLPETVEGLDGRPEAANLVGIYAALADLTRAEVLARVGGQPFSAFKNELTDLAVSVLQPINTEMARLMADPGAIDAVLRDGAERANAIAQPILADIYDIVGLLRP, encoded by the coding sequence ATGAACCGCATCTTCTCGGGCGTACAGCCCACCGGAAACCTGCACCTGGGCAACTATCTGGGCGCCATCCGCAATTGGGTGCGCCTCCAGAGCGACTACGAGTGCCTGTTTTGCGTCGTCGATCAGCACGCCATCACGGTTTGGCAAGACCCCGCCACCTTGCGCCACGCCATTCGGGAAGTGACGGCCGGCTTGCTGGCGGCCGGTCTGGATCCCAAGAAAAACGTCCTGTTCAACCAGTCCACGGTACCGGCCCACGCCCAGTTGGCCTGGGTGTGCAATTGCGTCGCGCGCATGGGCTGGCTCAACCGGATGACCCAGTTCAAGGAAAAGGCCGGCAAGAACCGCGAGAATGCGTCGGTGGGTTTGTTCGCCTACCCCAATCTGATGGCCGCCGACATCCTGATTTACAAGGCGACCCATGTGCCGGTGGGCGAGGACCAAAAGCAGCATTTGGAACTGACCCGCGACATCGCGCAAAAGTTCAACAATGACTACGGGGTTGATTTCTTCCCGCTGACCGAGCCCTTGATCCTGGGCGAGGCCACCCGGGTGATGTCGCTGCGCGACGGCTCGAAGAAGATGAGCAAGTCCGACGAGTCGGATTTCTCGCGCATCAATATGACGGACACCGCCGACACTATCGCCCAGAAGTTGAAAAAGGCAAAAACCGACCCGGAACCCCTGCCAGAAACGGTGGAAGGACTGGACGGGCGCCCGGAAGCGGCCAATCTGGTGGGAATCTACGCCGCGCTGGCCGACCTCACCCGGGCCGAGGTGCTGGCGCGCGTAGGGGGGCAGCCGTTCAGCGCCTTCAAGAACGAGCTGACGGACCTCGCGGTGTCGGTCTTGCAACCGATCAACACCGAGATGGCCCGCCTGATGGCCGATCCTGGGGCGATTGACGCGGTCTTGCGCGACGGCGCCGAGCGCGCCAACGCCATTGCCCAGCCGATTTTGGCGGACATTTACGATATTGTCGGCCTTTTGCGCCCGTAA
- the bluB gene encoding 5,6-dimethylbenzimidazole synthase — translation MSQLLPLAPPAASPPSFAGAFQADLDTLLTWRRDVRRFRTDPVPEPLVEALLARAHLAPSVGNSQPWRFVRVRSPERIEAVAADFAACNARAQNAQPPERQAAYAALKVEGLREAPVQMAVFCDDTTAQGHGLGQATMPETRAYSVVLAIHTLWLAARAQGLGVGWVSILSPEVVTRSLEVPAGWRFIAWLCIGWPEQALGIPELETAGWQDRAERPVVVER, via the coding sequence ATGTCGCAGCTTCTCCCCCTGGCCCCTCCTGCCGCGTCTCCCCCGTCCTTTGCGGGCGCCTTCCAGGCCGACCTCGACACCTTGCTGACGTGGCGGCGCGATGTGCGGCGGTTTCGCACCGACCCCGTGCCCGAACCCCTGGTCGAGGCCCTGCTGGCCCGTGCCCACCTTGCCCCCAGCGTTGGCAACTCCCAGCCCTGGCGTTTCGTGCGCGTGCGCAGCCCGGAGCGCATCGAGGCCGTCGCCGCCGACTTCGCCGCCTGCAACGCCCGTGCACAAAACGCCCAGCCCCCCGAGCGTCAGGCCGCCTACGCCGCCCTCAAGGTCGAGGGCCTGCGCGAGGCGCCGGTCCAGATGGCCGTGTTCTGCGACGACACCACGGCCCAGGGCCACGGCTTGGGCCAAGCCACCATGCCCGAGACTCGCGCCTATTCGGTGGTGCTGGCCATTCATACCCTGTGGCTCGCCGCCCGGGCCCAGGGCCTTGGGGTCGGCTGGGTCTCCATCTTGTCGCCCGAGGTCGTTACCCGGAGTCTCGAGGTGCCCGCTGGCTGGCGCTTTATCGCGTGGCTGTGCATCGGTTGGCCCGAGCAGGCGCTGGGTATCCCCGAGTTGGAAACCGCCGGCTGGCAAGATCGGGCCGAGCGGCCGGTGGTTGTCGAGCGCTAG
- the hisN gene encoding histidinol-phosphatase produces MTLSAQPFVALAHTLAEASAALIRPLFRTALVVDDKADASPVTVADRDAEQAMRGLIRQAFPDHGIIGEEYGAENPQAEFVWVLDPIDGTGAFITGMPSFGTLIGLCHQGRPFLGVINQPILNERWLGGRGLGTTFNGLPVRTRPCPAVSQAALYTTAVELFHRAEDSAAFERLRQRAHLRRYGCDCYAYGLLALGHADLVCEAGLKLHDYAALAPVVEGAGGRMTDWEGRPLHIGSGDRVLAAGDAAAHADALALLAA; encoded by the coding sequence GTGACCCTGTCCGCCCAGCCGTTTGTGGCCTTGGCCCATACCTTGGCCGAGGCGTCGGCCGCCCTCATCCGCCCTTTGTTTCGCACAGCCCTGGTCGTGGACGACAAGGCGGATGCCTCACCCGTCACCGTGGCTGACCGCGATGCGGAGCAGGCCATGCGCGGTCTGATCCGTCAGGCCTTCCCCGACCACGGGATCATCGGCGAGGAGTACGGGGCCGAGAACCCGCAGGCCGAGTTCGTCTGGGTGCTTGATCCCATCGACGGCACCGGCGCCTTCATCACCGGCATGCCGTCGTTTGGCACCCTGATTGGCTTGTGCCATCAGGGCCGGCCCTTTCTCGGGGTCATCAATCAGCCAATCTTGAACGAGCGCTGGCTGGGCGGCCGTGGCCTTGGCACCACCTTCAACGGTCTGCCGGTGCGTACCCGCCCGTGCCCCGCCGTGTCCCAGGCGGCGCTGTATACCACCGCCGTTGAGCTCTTTCACCGCGCCGAGGACAGCGCAGCCTTCGAGCGCCTGCGCCAACGCGCCCACCTGCGCCGCTATGGCTGCGATTGCTATGCCTATGGCCTGCTGGCCCTGGGGCACGCCGATCTGGTGTGCGAGGCCGGGCTCAAGCTCCATGATTACGCCGCCCTAGCCCCGGTGGTCGAGGGCGCCGGCGGGCGGATGACCGACTGGGAGGGGCGGCCCTTGCACATCGGATCCGGCGACCGGGTTCTGGCCGCCGGGGACGCCGCCGCCCACGCCGATGCCCTGGCCCTGCTTGCCGCCTGA
- a CDS encoding extracellular solute-binding protein yields MRFVAYALWGALALSGGAGAALAAEPGPAHGLAMHGDLKYPPDFKHFDYVNPDAPKGGAVRLGAMGAFDTLNPLTLKGEAAPGLTLTLDTLMVAAADEPFSKYGLIAQSVEMPEDRSSVTFTLRSEAVWSDGTPVSADDVAFSLETLRTQGLPLYNMYYSDVAKVEVLGPKQVRFVFKTNQNRELPLIVGEMPILPKHYWQGRDFSAPTLEAPVSSGPYRIESFEPGRSITYARRPDYWGRDLPVNRGQDNFDSVRYDTYRDATVLLEAFKAGAYDYRLENVARQWATGYDTPAVRDGRILMEKLPHHRTAGMQGFIYNLRRPLFQDPRVREALAYAFDFEWTNQTLFHSEYSRMRSYFDNSELSAIGLPDAAELALLEPLRDQIPRRVFTEAYQPPVVDEAQGGLRSNLARALALLGEAGWTVRDGALRNADGTPFAFEILLVQPEFERVVLPFARNLERLGIKLAVRTVDTAQYMNRLSQFDYDMIVSGWGQSESPGNEQRDFWSQAAATTPGSSNYAGFVSPAVDRLVESLIKAPSRPDLITRVRALDRVLQWSFLVIPQWYQPADRVAYWNIFGRPAQTPRTGLQFMTWWVDPAKVAALGGRGGR; encoded by the coding sequence ATGCGTTTTGTTGCCTATGCCCTGTGGGGCGCCCTCGCCCTTTCGGGAGGGGCCGGTGCCGCCCTGGCCGCCGAGCCGGGACCGGCGCATGGCCTCGCCATGCACGGCGATCTCAAGTACCCGCCCGACTTCAAGCACTTTGACTACGTCAATCCCGACGCGCCCAAAGGAGGGGCGGTGCGGCTGGGGGCCATGGGCGCCTTTGACACCCTCAATCCCTTGACGCTCAAGGGCGAGGCCGCCCCGGGGCTCACCTTGACCCTTGACACCTTGATGGTCGCGGCCGCCGACGAGCCCTTCAGCAAATATGGCCTGATCGCCCAGTCGGTCGAGATGCCCGAGGATCGCTCGTCGGTCACATTCACCTTGCGGTCCGAGGCCGTCTGGAGCGACGGCACCCCCGTCTCCGCCGACGACGTGGCCTTCTCCTTGGAGACGCTCAGGACCCAGGGGCTGCCCCTCTATAATATGTATTATAGCGATGTGGCGAAGGTGGAGGTTCTGGGGCCCAAACAGGTCCGTTTTGTCTTCAAAACCAACCAAAACCGGGAGTTGCCGCTGATTGTCGGCGAAATGCCGATTTTGCCCAAGCATTACTGGCAGGGGCGCGACTTCAGCGCGCCGACCTTGGAAGCGCCGGTGTCCAGTGGCCCCTATCGCATCGAGAGTTTTGAACCGGGGCGGTCCATCACCTACGCTCGCCGGCCCGACTACTGGGGCCGCGATCTGCCGGTCAACCGGGGTCAGGACAACTTCGATTCGGTGCGCTACGACACCTATCGTGATGCGACCGTCTTGCTGGAAGCCTTCAAGGCCGGTGCCTACGACTACCGTTTGGAAAACGTCGCCCGTCAGTGGGCCACCGGCTACGATACGCCCGCCGTGCGCGACGGGCGTATTTTGATGGAAAAACTGCCCCACCATCGCACGGCCGGCATGCAGGGCTTTATCTACAATCTGCGCCGTCCACTGTTCCAAGATCCCCGTGTGCGCGAGGCTCTAGCCTACGCCTTCGACTTCGAATGGACCAATCAGACTCTGTTTCATTCCGAATACAGCCGGATGCGCAGCTACTTCGATAACTCCGAGCTGTCGGCCATCGGCCTTCCCGATGCCGCGGAATTGGCGCTCTTGGAGCCGTTGCGTGACCAGATTCCCCGGCGCGTCTTCACCGAGGCCTATCAGCCCCCCGTCGTGGATGAGGCCCAAGGCGGCCTGCGCAGCAATCTCGCCCGCGCCTTGGCCCTGTTGGGCGAGGCTGGCTGGACCGTGCGCGATGGCGCGCTACGCAACGCTGACGGCACGCCCTTTGCCTTCGAGATCCTGTTGGTTCAGCCGGAGTTCGAGCGCGTCGTCTTGCCGTTTGCCCGAAATCTGGAGCGGCTGGGCATCAAACTCGCCGTGCGAACCGTCGATACCGCCCAATACATGAACCGCCTCTCCCAGTTCGATTATGACATGATCGTCAGTGGCTGGGGGCAAAGCGAAAGTCCGGGCAACGAGCAACGTGACTTCTGGAGCCAAGCCGCCGCGACCACTCCAGGGAGCAGCAATTACGCCGGCTTCGTGTCTCCGGCCGTGGACCGCTTGGTGGAAAGCCTGATCAAGGCTCCCTCCCGCCCCGATCTGATCACCCGCGTTCGCGCCCTGGATCGGGTGCTGCAGTGGTCCTTCCTGGTCATCCCCCAGTGGTACCAACCTGCGGACCGGGTCGCGTATTGGAACATCTTTGGCCGTCCGGCCCAAACCCCGCGCACCGGTCTTCAGTTCATGACGTGGTGGGTTGATCCGGCCAAGGTTGCGGCGTTGGGGGGGCGAGGCGGGCGCTAG
- a CDS encoding peptidoglycan DD-metalloendopeptidase family protein — protein sequence MTPTARPVLYTLLGSVVGATCGALVFLTQPDTTVVATTADPSASPSLPSAFKPMPEDQTGSLPTALREEDHLAREPQSEAEENTPSIAGADWGNPPEAPPGTTASATPPVEASGDDLSAADPGDLPAGEQTTTETADASPESDTTPGPIEVTLTVGPGETLMGLLLDEDVPSPVAHAAIEALRETFDPRDFRAGQDVTLTYTSANNDDLTLQSLSFEPSVGTTITLNRGNDDSFSVEKQQAPLVRRVVRYDGTIHSSFFEAGLKAGAPQKVLAEMIRVFSYDIDFQRDLRENDHFEMFYEQMDTNDGRTVQTGDLLYASMTVSGKRVSLYRFQDSSGNVDYYNEKGQGIRKALLRTPINGARLTSGFGMRQHPILGYSKMHKGIDFAAPTGTPIYAAGDGVIERAERTNGYGNYVRLRHNGEFQTAYGHMSRFAKGVKPGLRVRQGEVIGFVGSTGRSTGPHLHYEILRDSAQVNPMNVRFAASKELTGKDLAAFQREREQVAVAFRSTPSGTKVASAH from the coding sequence ATGACACCGACCGCGAGGCCGGTCCTGTATACTCTGCTGGGGTCTGTCGTGGGCGCGACGTGCGGCGCCCTGGTCTTTCTCACCCAGCCTGACACGACCGTCGTCGCGACGACGGCCGATCCGTCGGCTTCCCCTTCCCTGCCCTCGGCCTTCAAGCCGATGCCAGAAGACCAAACCGGCAGCCTTCCCACAGCCTTGCGGGAAGAAGACCACTTGGCGCGTGAGCCCCAGAGCGAGGCGGAGGAAAACACCCCTTCGATCGCCGGCGCAGATTGGGGCAACCCTCCCGAGGCGCCTCCTGGAACCACCGCCTCCGCGACCCCCCCGGTGGAGGCCAGCGGGGATGATCTCTCGGCCGCGGATCCCGGCGACCTTCCGGCCGGCGAACAGACCACAACAGAAACCGCTGACGCCTCGCCTGAAAGTGACACCACCCCTGGTCCGATTGAGGTCACCCTCACCGTTGGCCCCGGGGAAACCCTGATGGGCCTCCTGCTCGACGAGGATGTCCCCTCCCCCGTCGCCCACGCCGCCATCGAAGCTCTGCGCGAAACCTTTGATCCGCGCGACTTCCGGGCCGGACAAGACGTCACCCTGACCTACACCTCGGCCAATAACGACGATCTGACCCTCCAGAGCCTCAGCTTCGAGCCCTCGGTCGGCACCACCATTACGCTGAACCGGGGCAACGACGACAGCTTTAGCGTCGAAAAGCAGCAGGCCCCTCTCGTTCGTCGCGTGGTTCGCTACGACGGTACCATCCATTCCAGCTTTTTCGAGGCCGGCCTGAAGGCCGGGGCCCCGCAGAAAGTCCTGGCCGAGATGATCCGCGTCTTCTCGTATGACATCGACTTCCAGCGTGACCTGCGAGAAAACGATCACTTCGAGATGTTCTACGAGCAGATGGACACCAATGACGGCCGGACTGTCCAGACCGGTGATTTGCTCTATGCGTCCATGACGGTGTCCGGGAAGCGAGTGAGTCTTTACCGTTTCCAGGACTCCTCGGGCAATGTGGACTATTATAACGAAAAAGGTCAGGGCATCCGCAAAGCCCTGCTGCGTACCCCCATCAACGGCGCCCGCCTGACCTCGGGCTTTGGCATGCGCCAGCACCCCATCTTGGGCTACTCCAAGATGCATAAGGGCATCGACTTTGCCGCGCCCACCGGAACGCCCATCTATGCCGCCGGTGACGGCGTTATTGAACGGGCTGAACGAACCAACGGCTATGGCAACTACGTCCGCCTGCGGCACAACGGGGAATTCCAGACGGCCTATGGGCATATGAGCCGCTTTGCCAAGGGGGTCAAGCCCGGGCTTCGGGTCCGCCAGGGCGAGGTGATTGGTTTTGTGGGCAGCACGGGTCGCTCCACGGGACCTCATCTGCATTACGAAATCCTGCGCGATTCGGCTCAGGTGAATCCGATGAATGTGCGCTTTGCCGCCAGCAAGGAGCTGACCGGCAAGGATCTCGCCGCGTTCCAGCGGGAGCGTGAACAGGTTGCGGTGGCTTTCCGCAGCACGCCGTCGGGCACCAAGGTGGCTAGCGCCCACTAA
- the rlmB gene encoding 23S rRNA (guanosine(2251)-2'-O)-methyltransferase RlmB: MPPRPPKARDPQAPTGPMSDKPRRGERPAGRSPAGRPTGARPSGRPCEDAPRPSGLWLHGRHAIEAALANPARRIKRLLALPGAVGLLPSPLPPGAPAPEIVERDTLEALLPPGAVHQGLAASVAPLPAPDLDALAAAPGPGVIAVLDQVSDPHNVGAVLRSAAAFGLRAVVVQDRHSPEETGTLAKAACGALERVPLVRVANLSRCLEDLKQHGYWVAGLEAGAPQALGDAALDPRTVLVLGSEGSGLRRLVRDHCDLLVCLPMAGPMESLNVSNAAAIAFYDLAIRRQGDLGS, encoded by the coding sequence ATGCCCCCCCGCCCCCCCAAGGCCCGCGATCCCCAGGCGCCGACCGGCCCGATGTCCGACAAGCCGCGCCGCGGCGAGCGTCCCGCCGGACGGTCCCCGGCCGGGCGTCCCACGGGGGCGCGCCCGAGCGGCCGCCCCTGCGAAGACGCGCCCCGCCCCTCCGGTCTGTGGCTCCATGGCCGCCATGCCATCGAGGCGGCCCTCGCCAACCCGGCCCGGCGAATCAAGCGCCTTCTGGCCCTGCCCGGCGCCGTCGGCCTGTTGCCCTCCCCCCTGCCCCCAGGGGCACCGGCGCCCGAGATCGTCGAGCGCGACACCCTGGAGGCTCTCCTGCCGCCCGGCGCCGTCCATCAGGGCTTGGCGGCCAGCGTCGCCCCCCTGCCCGCCCCCGATCTCGACGCCCTGGCCGCCGCCCCTGGCCCCGGCGTGATTGCCGTTCTAGATCAAGTTTCTGACCCGCATAACGTGGGCGCCGTCTTGCGCTCGGCCGCCGCGTTTGGCCTGCGCGCCGTGGTCGTCCAGGACCGTCACAGCCCCGAGGAAACCGGCACCCTCGCCAAAGCCGCGTGCGGCGCCCTGGAGCGCGTGCCCTTGGTGCGGGTTGCCAACCTGTCGCGCTGCTTGGAGGACTTGAAGCAACACGGCTATTGGGTGGCGGGCCTTGAGGCTGGCGCCCCCCAGGCCCTAGGCGACGCCGCCTTGGATCCCCGCACCGTCTTGGTGTTGGGCAGCGAGGGCAGCGGGCTGCGCCGGCTGGTGCGCGATCATTGTGACTTGCTGGTCTGCCTGCCCATGGCCGGCCCCATGGAGAGCCTCAACGTTTCCAATGCGGCCGCCATCGCCTTTTATGATCTCGCGATCCGCCGACAAGGCGACCTCGGCTCATGA
- a CDS encoding GNAT family N-acetyltransferase, which translates to MITIRPALLDDAPCLPEIERSSGEIFRQWPGLEWIADDEVQSEQRHRALIASGIALVAEVPGAGLAGFLNAERTADALHIWQFSVHRDQQRRGIGRQLIDALLPRALALGATALTLTTFREVPWNAPYYQRLGFVMLDDAALTPRLRGILEDEGRAAIPTALRCAMCKVLPVASP; encoded by the coding sequence ATGATCACAATCCGGCCCGCCCTCCTCGACGATGCCCCCTGTCTGCCCGAGATCGAGCGAAGTTCGGGGGAGATCTTCCGCCAGTGGCCCGGGTTGGAATGGATCGCCGACGACGAGGTTCAATCCGAGCAACGCCATCGCGCGCTCATCGCCAGCGGGATTGCCCTCGTCGCCGAGGTGCCGGGGGCGGGCCTCGCCGGGTTCCTCAACGCGGAAAGGACCGCCGACGCCCTGCACATTTGGCAGTTTTCGGTTCATCGCGACCAGCAGCGACGGGGAATCGGACGGCAACTGATCGACGCCCTACTCCCCCGGGCCCTCGCTCTGGGGGCCACCGCCTTGACGCTGACCACGTTTCGGGAGGTTCCCTGGAACGCGCCTTATTATCAGCGGCTTGGTTTTGTCATGCTCGACGACGCGGCCCTGACGCCTCGGCTGCGGGGGATTCTGGAGGACGAGGGGCGGGCCGCCATCCCTACGGCCTTGCGCTGCGCTATGTGCAAGGTGCTGCCTGTCGCCTCTCCTTGA
- a CDS encoding prepilin-type cleavage/methylation domain-containing protein yields MNWVGQQRLGTLLLEMALALAVLGLLTWGAGQGVRALAEPLARLRTAAALQRVELALARAVASDGALPCPDAREAPDGWPDDAWCPRLGLVPYRALGLAAQDVVDGWGARLSYRPAPNLVALDKGGTAWVPGWGPLACEPTGRLFSRIHPALALLPGPQPPAALLPAYVVISHGPDRRGAVLAGGQVFPADGASPAELANLGNAEARLDAAGDIVRARPPGVVLLNAGCAMGGMGH; encoded by the coding sequence TTGAACTGGGTCGGTCAGCAGCGTCTTGGGACCTTGCTTCTCGAAATGGCTCTTGCCCTGGCGGTTCTGGGGCTCCTGACCTGGGGGGCGGGGCAAGGGGTGCGGGCACTTGCCGAGCCTTTGGCCCGGTTGCGCACCGCGGCGGCGCTTCAGCGCGTTGAGTTGGCCCTGGCGCGGGCGGTGGCCAGCGATGGCGCCCTGCCGTGTCCCGATGCCCGTGAGGCCCCGGACGGCTGGCCCGACGACGCGTGGTGCCCGCGCCTGGGCTTGGTGCCGTACCGGGCGCTGGGTTTGGCGGCCCAAGATGTCGTCGATGGCTGGGGGGCACGCCTCTCCTACCGGCCAGCCCCCAATCTGGTGGCCCTGGACAAAGGGGGCACCGCCTGGGTTCCGGGCTGGGGGCCATTGGCCTGTGAGCCGACTGGGCGGCTGTTTAGCCGGATTCACCCGGCCCTCGCTCTTCTGCCTGGACCGCAACCGCCCGCCGCGCTGCTCCCCGCTTATGTCGTGATCAGCCATGGTCCCGACCGGCGCGGCGCGGTTCTGGCCGGAGGACAGGTCTTTCCCGCCGATGGCGCCAGCCCCGCCGAATTGGCCAACCTCGGCAACGCCGAGGCCCGGCTCGACGCGGCGGGCGACATCGTTCGCGCCCGGCCGCCGGGGGTGGTGCTCTTAAACGCGGGATGCGCCATGGGAGGAATGGGGCATTGA